Within the Deltaproteobacteria bacterium genome, the region TCTTATTCAGGCGATGAGGAAGTAAAGCTTGGGGTCTCGTGACCCTAAATTTTAAGGCGGACAAATTCGCGGATACCGGCGGCCCTTCGCAGGGCGTCGCGGGCCTCCTCTTCCGTTGCCGATTCGTCGGGGTAGCGGAATTCAACCGCATATTCCTCAAGCTGGGCCGCATCTTCGAGGAGGGTTTCAAACTCAGGGTCGCTCTCTTTAGCCAGTTCCACAAGGACTTTCAGGGAGTGGATTTTTGGGGCATCGCGCTTCATTTTATTCAGGAAGGCCTTCAGATATTTCTCCGCGCATTGCTGGGCATGAAAACAGATCACATCCGCCATCCCGCTGACATCGTCCTCCGCCAGTTTTCGGCAGGCGGCCAGATCGGCCTCCGCTTTTTTTGTCCACGCATCAATCGGGTGATTTGTCATAGAGAACTTTGCCTTCGGCAAGAATTTTCGCCAAAAAAAGATCCCCCGCCTCAGATTTTTCGCCGATCTCTTCGGGGGTATGGACCAGAACATCCATGGGGACCAGCGGAGGCTGGCAGACATGCTTCACCTGGAGGCGTCTTTGGGCCGGCCGCAGGGGGGAAAGGGCATTTGTGACCACGAGAAGGTCGATATCGCTTTCCGGCTTTGGTTTACCCCAGGCATGGGAGCCGAATAAAATCACTTTTTGGGGCTGAAAATTCTCCACGATTTTTTGGCTGATCGTTTGCAGAATTTCGGGAGTTACGACAACGGGGTAACGAGGAGANNNNNNNNNNNNNNNNNNNNNNNNNNNNNNNNNNNNNNNNNNNNNNNNNNNNNNNNNNNNNNNNNNNNNNNNNNNNNNNNNNNNNNNNNNNNNNNNNNNNNNNNNNNNNNNNNNNNNNNNNNNNNNNNNNNCCGCCTCAAAGAAAAAAGAGATCGGTTGCCGGTAAAAATCGGCCAGTTTTTTCAATTCCGAAACGCGCAGTTCTCTGGACCCCTGTTCCATCTTGGACAGGACAGGTTGAGAAATCCCCACCCCTCTGGCGACCTCTTCCTGGGTCTTATTCTTCCGCCCCTCGCGTAAACGAGTCGCCAAAAAGGTTTTAACCCCTTCTTTTTGTAACTTATTGGAATCTAGTAACATATTTAATTCTAAAATAGAATATTCTATTTTAGAAAAACTGTCAATAGTCTTTTCCTCTGTTATTTTCCCTTTGACATTTCTGGGGGGGGGGGTAAGTAGACCAGCTTGTGGCCAAAAAGGGGGCGAAAGGGAGTCGGAAAATCACTTCTAGAACACAAATGAAAAGGGGTAATTAAGGAGGGTCTATGGATCCTATAAAAGCTCAGGTTCTTCTAAATGCATTACGTGTCATAGAAGAATATGAGTCTCCGGGTGGTGATGGTTATCTTCAGCGCCACCAAGAGAAATGGCCAACAACTGAGAGAGCATTTCCGGATCGTTTAGATCCAGAGATAGAGAGGTTACTTTCAGGCATATACCGTGAAAAGTGCCCAAAACAGGCCGGTACGTCTGATACAGGAAAGGCACTTAGGCAAAACCTTCGGCGGTGGGATGCGAGGCTTCGACAAGATTTGCCATATCCCGCCTTTGCAAGGGTAAAGGGATCCCCTTATAGAACTAAGTCTAGCCGGTTCGGGCCCGGGTGGCCCATTGAGACTAGGAGTGAAGTTTTGACAAGGATGGGGAACGACTATTCATCCTGGCTTGCTCAAGGAAACTGTACTCGTCTGACTTCCTTCTACTTTTCCGCCACCAGCCGTTGGAGAACTGGTGGTACCGGTGCAGATTCGTCGAAAAAGGGCGGCGAGCCTCAAAGCTTTTTTTCCATCGATGCCTGGCAGTGGTGGTCGCGGCAGGTGACCCTCGAACCCGAGGATCTTCCAGAGGCGATCATCGTCGCGGGGATGGCGTCGAGCGCGGCCCTTCAAGGGGTACGGAACTTTCTGGCGCCGGCCGTTTCAACCGCCGCGCAAACAGCCGAGGCGGCTCTGGGGCTTCTTTTCATCCGCGTGCCGGAAGATTCAATCCCCTCGCGGCCGGATTCGGCGTAGGCCCTACACCTCATCCTCATGTTTCCGTTCGGTGTGCAGGCCGCATTCCTTGTCGGCATCCACGGCGTTAAACCAGCGCCATCGACCGGCCCGGCGGGGTTCATTAGGTCCAATAGGAGTGGTACAAATCACACAGCCGAGCGATTCGTAATACCAGCCGTCCTTTTTCCATTCGAGCAGTTTGTGGACCGGGACGCCGTTTTTTGCGGCGTAGTCCCGTAATTTCTCCTCCGTCCAATCCACCAGCGGGGCGACTTTCAGAATCGGATGCTTGTCCTGCGGATGGGCCATGATCTCAAAGCGCCTGGTCCTGGCGCGGGAGGCGGATTGGTCGACGCGCAATCCGGTCAGCCAGACATCCACGCTTTTCAACACCTCGTCGTTGGGTTCCACCTTCCGCAGATGACAGCACAACTCCTGCTTTTTTTTGCTGTCGAAAAAAAGGTATTCCCCGTGCTCTTTCACCATCGCGGTGATTTTGGCGGGGTCGGGCTTGATCCGTTCCACCCTGATCGCATATTTTTTTTCAATGGCATCGAAGAGTTCATAGGTTTCCTTGAAGAGGCGAAGGGTGTCGATGGTAAAGACGCGCGGTTTGACACCTGCCTTGACGGCCAGATCCACCATCACCGTCCCGGTCAACTGGCCGCTCGTGCCGATGGCGGCGCGCTTTCCAAACCGTTTGAAAATCTCGCCAATCAGTTCCTGCGGATCGACGATTTTGTCCACGTCGGAAACCAACGCCTCGTTAACAGGAGGGGTTTTCATTTATATTTTAGATTATCCCGTTTTTCTGGAGTAAATCAAGGACCCGGCGGGTGCTTTCTTCGAGAGTTTCTTTTTCGGTGTGCAGAACGAGTTCCGGGCTCGTCGGGGCCTCGTAGGGGGCGGAGATGCCGGTAAACTCGGGGATCAATCCTTCGCGCGCCTTTTTGTAGAGCCCCTTTGTGTCCCTTTTTTCACAGACTTCCAGTGAGGCCTCGCAGTGGATCTCGAAAAATTGCCCCTGCGGAACCAGCGCGCGGGCGACATTGCGGTCTTCTTTATAGGGGGAGATAAAGGCGGTGAGGGCGATCACATTGGCCTCGCAAAACAACTTCGCCACCTCGCCGATTCGGCGGATGTTTTCTTTCCGGTCGTCCGGAGAAAAACCGAGGTTTTTGTTCAAGCCATGGCGGATGTTGTCGCCGTCCAAAACGGAGGCATTTTTGCCGTTTTCCACCAGCGCCAGTTCCACCTCGCGGGCCACGGTCGATTTTCCGGAACCCGACAGGCCGGTAAACCAGACCACCGCCCCTTTTTGTCCCAGATTTTTTTCGCGATCGGCCGCGTTAAGTTTTCCATGATGCCAATAGATGTGTTTGCTTTTCGGTTGTGCTTGATTCATATGAATTTTGTTCTCCAGTGAGGCCGGTGGCGCCCTAAATTCAAGCGTCGATGCCGAGGATCAGCACCGGAATGTCAATGTTGGACACGCCACGCTTTTCGAGATCCCATACAAACTGTTCAAAGTAGCTCACGCCGCTACTCATTTCGTCGGCCAGAGCTTTAACCGGTACGATCTCAATACCGGTGTCGATGTGACCAAGATTGCTGAAAATGGTCATCTTGGCGGCAACGTTGTAGACCATAAACGAGTATTTCCCAAACTGTACTTCCAGACCGAGTTTGCGCTTTACAAAGTCCATTTCGCGGAAAGCACCCTTGTGTAGTTTCTTTGGGGCGTAGCCGTCGGCGTAAAAACGGGTTGGGTAATCGCAGGGTATGCGAACTGGTTTCCATCCACGAAACTGCCGCTTAAACTGCTCATTCAACTTTACCGGGGAATAGAGAATCTGTCCCGGCATGGTAACTTCCTTACTTTTCTTCGTTTTGCACTTTGAGGCATTAATGCTTGAAATTGTCGCCTCAACCTCTTTTAGCAAATCGGCATACTTGCTCCGGACAACCTTTTCACCGTCATTGAAGGAATAGAGTCCGGCGACCTTCATTTGTCACCCTGGTTCCGCATCCATTCCATCGGAATTTGGGCAACCTTTTCCCTCCCAGTGGGCTGAAACACCGGTTTGCCAAGTGGTCGATAAGGGAGTGTGCCATCGTGTAGTTGCTGAACACGCTTTTTCGCTTCTTCAATATAGGCCGCCTCCTTGTCAATACCCATTGCGCGTCGATTATGCCGCAGGGCCGCAAGGATGGCTGAAGCCACCCCGCTGAATGGATCCAAAACCAGGTCTCCCTCATTGGTAAAGGCCAACACACAACGTTCAACCAGTTCTATCGGAAATTGACATGGATGGATTGTCTTTTCAGGATGGTTGGCTTTCACATTTGGAATATTCCAAAGCCCTATTTCCCATTCCCGTAACATCAGTTTCCATACATCGCCGGGATTTTTGCCAAGCGGATTTCCGCTTGGTTTGCCGTAATTGGAGCCCGGCCGGAAATTTGTTTTACCAGGATACTTGGAGGGAACACGAATCGAATCAAGATTGAACGTGTAGTCCTCTCCCTTCGTGAACCAAAGAAGCGTCTCGTATCTTCCTGAAAATCTTACGGAACAGTGCAAACCATGCTCGAAATGCCATACAATACGGTTGCGCAGCTGTAGACCGAGATCTTTGAAGATCGGGTAAAAGAAAGCGTCCAACGGGAATACCTCACTGTGTTCGACATAGTTGCCAACCTGCCAGCACAACGAACCGCCCATAGCCAGAACTCTGGTCAATTCAGTCAGAATAGGACGAAGTGAATCCAGGTAATGACACAGTTCTTCGCGGGCTTCGTACTCCTTTCCGATGTTGTACGGCGGAGAAGAAATCACCAGTTTGACACAACCATCGGGCATTCCCAGCAACGTTTCAAGTGTATCACCCTGCGCAAGCATAATCTCCGCTTCAGGATTAAAGGTATCGGAAATAACCGTTTGAGCATTCAGTCTGAATAAATTTGTGCGCATAGCCGTAGCCGTTTCTATTTCTTCTGTTGCGGACTGTCAATGTTTTCTGTTACACGGTCTTAGCAATTCAATCTCGGTGTCTACTTTCGGTTCCATCGGAACTCGCGGTCTATTTAATCGCCACTCTAGCTGTTGGTAGGGGCTCAGCTTGTTCCGGTTGGCGATATTGCATTAAGGTTCGCTCAAGCAGCCGATGGAACCTCAAGGCATCCACTCGAGACTGAATTGTTACACGATCAAGGCCCCGGCAATATTTTTTATGGAGTAATTTTGTTCCCCGTCCGCGGGGCACGAACCGAACAAACAGGCGTCAGCTGACTTGCAAAATTACGTAACAAAAAATATTGCCGGGGCCCAAGCCTTATGACTACCGAAATTATTACCATTGGCGACGAAATTCTTTCCGGAAACGTGGTGGATACCAATACCGCGTATCTCGCCGACCAGCTCTGGCTGAAAGGAATTGAAGTTGCCTACCACACCGCCGTCCGCGACGACGCGGCAAAAATCAGGGAGGCCCTTTTGCATTCAGCGACCCGCGCCGAGCTGGTTTTGGTCTCCGGCGGCCTGGGGCCGACCTCCGACGATTTTACCATCGAGGTGGCGGCCAAGGCGTTCAAGAAGAAACTGGTTATCGACTCGGCATATGTCCACTATCTGGAAAATCTCTTCAAACAATGGGGGCGGCCTCTTGCCGAAAACAGCAAAAAACAGGCCTATGTGCCGCAAGGGGCCAAAACGTTTCACAATCGGGTGGGCACCGCCCCGGGGATCGGCGTCAAGTTCAAAAAGACGCAATTCTATTTCATGCCGGGGGTCCCCAAGGAATTAAAACAGCTCTTCCACGATTTTATTCTCCCCGAAATTATCGCCGCGCGGAAAAAGGCGCTAGTCTTTGAAAGCAAAATGCTCAAATGCTTCGGCACCGCCGAGGCCGCATTGGATGCGGCGCTCAAGGATATGTATGTGAATCGCGTTGATATCGAGAATGTCCGGATAGGCTTCAGGGCCCATTTTCCCGAAACGTTCATCAAACTTTCGGCCTGGGATAAAAACGGAGACCAGGCCAGAAAGAGGCTCCATGATGTGGAGGCGAAAATTCGGGACCGGATCGGAAAATATATTTACGGCGAGGGAGACGACACGCTCGAGGGGGTTGTCGGGGCGCTGTTGGCAAAAAAGAAACAGACACTGGCGGTGGCGGAGTCGTGCACCGGCGGATTGGCGGCACACCGGATCACCAATGTGCCGGGGGCGAGCAAATATTTTCTGGGCGGGGTCGTGAGCTACAGCAACGAATCCAAGACGGCGGTTCTCGGCGTTTCGCCTGACACGCTTAAAAAACATGGCGCAGTCAGCTCCCAATGCGCCATTGAAATGGCCCAGGGAGTCCGCCGGGTGACGAAGGCCGATTATGCGGTTTCCATTACCGGCATTGCGGGGCCCGCGGGAGGGACCACCGACAAGCCGGTCGGGACCTTTCATGTGGCGCTGGTCAATCATTCCGGCAACTGGGAGAAGAAGTTTTTCTTTCCGGTCAACCGCGAGTGGTTCAAGCTGATCGCCTCATCGGTGGCGCTGGAGCGCGTCCGCCGGGCTTTGCTGGGCCTGCCGGTCTCGTAAAGTGCGGGCAGTAAATTTTCGATACGATATTGCTCTTGACAATATACCATTAATGGTATAATAATTTATGCAGGTGAAATGGACGGTCGAGGTCCTCTACGTCGGGCACAAGAAGGATGTGCCTTATTGAGGGGAGGCGGTTATGAAAAAAATTACGGTGAGTACCGATCTGGGGATGGTCAGCGTTTATCCCCTGCTGAAATTGAACCGTCATTTGATTCAAAAAATTCAGAAGTCGCTTAAGCGGACCATGCATGCCCTCAAGGAGGGAGAATATGATGCGGCAGATGGTGTTATTGAGGCCCTGAAGAGAAAAGATCCTCTCGTTGGCACGCCATCCGGAGCGCTGACCGGTTATCGGTTTCGGTTGAATATGACCCACAAGCAACTTTCAAGGGAAACCGGCATTCCTCAACCGCCCATNAAGGGAAAACGACCCATTGGACTTAGTTCCGCCAAAAAGATCGCCCAAGCGCTTAAAATTGACTATCATAAACTGGTCTGATTCGCCGACCGTCTCAACTCACTGGAATTATTGGCCAATTTTAATCATTTTTTTTGAAAAAACCACGCAACTTTTTTTGGCGATTGCCGATAACAGTAAGAGTCTGCTATGACACGTACAGATAGCGGTTCTCGGGGTGACAGATAAAATAATTTTTTTTGAGAAAGGAAAAAGAATATGGGCAACACATCCATTGATCCAAATGCAGTTTCTAACTGCGCTTATGAAACGGATCGCTATACCTCACTCAATGGGGATCAGATTACGCGGTTATGTGGTGGAGTGAAAACCGGGGAAGAGTCTTTGGCGGTTCAAAACTGCGCTTATGAAACGGATCGCTATACCTCGCTGGATGGGGAGCAAATTGCACAGTTGTGTGGAGGAGAGCCATCACAACCGATTGATGCGATATCAGCCGCACCAACACCTACCGTTGTAAAAGTCAAAAAAATGAATATTTTTAACACGCTTATATTCTTTGGGAAGAACCAGTCCGCCGAGCAGGAACAGCCGGTTAAGTAAAACCCCAACGGGGTTATGGAATAAAGCCGTGAGCGAAAACCGTTGGCTACTTCCACGCCGGGGGACCTCGCCGCCCCGCCATGCGGCGAACCGAAGCGGCCATTTTCTGGAGCTGAAGGAGAATCTCGATTTTTTGTTCGAAGGGGAGTTTGGCCAGAGAAAGACGCCGGGCGTTTTTTTTCTTGAGCAACCGTGTGAAAATTTTCTGTTGGGGCGAGCGGCGCCTCATATTTTTGCCTTTTTCTTCACTTCATTCCATTTTGCCGTCAGATTGTGTTTTTTCAGAATGCCGGTCAGCAAGTTTCCGTCGATTCTTGTCTGCTTAATCAGTTGAACAACCCGCTCTTGATCCTTAAGCCTCCCTGTTTGAAGGGCAATGGCCAGCAGATGTTCCGGACGAATGACTTTCGTGAGGACCTTTTTGTATTTGGCGGCCCGGGCCTTTTTTACCGCCTCCTCGATCAAGGTATTATAAGCGGGAATCAATTGCACGGGAATCCCTTCGATCAAAATATGTTCCTGGCGCGCGGCATAACCCTTTTTTTTCAGGAATTCATAAATGGGCGAAAGGGTCATCAGCTTTTCGGATGAGGGGGGAAGGAAGACAAAAACATCCAGATCGTAGGTTAAAACCGGTTCGGCATAAAAGAGGAAGGCAACAGCTCCGCCAAGCGCATAGCCGGTGATCAACCCTTCTTTTTCCAATTCGTTGAGAATATGAACGACTTTTTCCATTATATTTGGGGCCCTTTCGGCCCGGTTGATGCTACTCGCGTTTATCTATTTCGGGCCTCAAACGGCCCCAAACCCCGCGCGAATCACCGGCAAAGCCGGATGATTCGCTTTGGTTTGACTTTAGCAGAATGCTTTTCCCGGTCAAAGGTTTAAACACCTAACCTGACGCAAATCATCTAATTTTCCCTTGACCCTGTTTCCCCCGTCGATTATTTCATGCCCCACCCTATGCAGTCCTCAAGCGCCTCCATGGGTGGCCACGCCACTGGTGGCCATTCCATCGGATTCGCAAAAACCTTTCGCACCGATCGCTGGTGGGTGGGGCCTGTCTTAACTTTTTTGGGTCTCGCGGGTTTTGTTGTCTATTCCACCTGGGCCGCCTTTCAGGGGGACCATTATTTTTACGGATCGTATCTTTCCCCGTTTTATTCGCCGCTTTTGTTCATTAACCCGAACGTTCCCGGTGCCGCGCCCCTGGCGCATGCCTGGTTCGGGGTCTACCCCGGCTGGTGGCCGGCCTTCATTCCGCAGTCGCCGGCCTTTCTCATTCTGGCCTTTCCCGGCTCGTTCCGGTTTACCTGCTACTATTACCGCAAGGCCTACTATCGCTCCTTTGCCGGCACGCCGCCCGGGTGCGCCGTCGGTCCGTTCCCGCGCAAAAATTACAAAGGGGAGACATTCCTGCTCTTGTTTCAGAACCTCCACCGCTATGCCCTCTACTTTGCCCTCCTTTTTATTTTGATCCTCTATTACGACGCCTTTCAATCCTTCTTCCGTGACGGAAAATTCGGCGTCGGTGTCGGGAGTCTCGTTCTCCTTTTGAACGCCACTTTTCTGGCCTGCTATACGTTCGGTTGTCATTCGTGGCGCCATCTCGTCGGCGGCAGGCTCGACTGTTTTTCGTGTGATGGGGTAAGCAAAATGCGGCACGGCATCTGGAAGAGGGTCACTTTCCTGAATGAACGGCACATGCTGTTTGCCTGGGTCTCGCTTTTCTGGGTCGGTTTTTCCGATTTTTATGTCCGGATGGTGTCGATGGGAATTTGGAAAGATTTCAGCACATGGTAAACGTCAGGGAAATTCAAACATTCGAACATGACGTGATCGTCGTTGGCGCCGGAGGGGCGGGACTTCGTGCGGCGATCGAGTGCGCCAAGCAGGGCCTCTCGACCGGGGTTGTCTGCAAATCCCTCTTGGGCAAGGCCCACACGGTGATGGCCGAAGGGGGGATGGCGGCGGCGATGGGGAATGTGGATGCGCGCGACAACTGGAAAATCCACTTCCGCGACACGATGCGCGGCGGAAAATTTTTGAACCAATGGCGGATGGCGGAACTCCACGCCAGGCAGGCGCCCGACCGCGTGCGGGAGTTGGAAGAATGGGGGGCGGTTTTTGACCGGACAAAAGAGGGGCTCATCAGTCAGAGGAACTTCGGCGGGCATCGGTATCCGCGTCTGGCGCATGTCGGCGATCGGACCGGTCTGGAGCTCATCCGTACCCTTCAGGATTATGCCGTTCATCAAGGGATAAAGGTCTATATGGAATGCACGGCGCTGGATCTGTTGAAGGAGGGTGACTCCGCCTCCGCCAAGGCTTCGGCGGACAGGCGCGTTTCGGGGCTCGTGGGTTATTTCCGCGAAACCGGCCGCTTTGTGGTTTTTAAAGCCAAGGCGGTGATCTTTGCCACCGGCGGCGCGGGCAAGGCGTGGCAGGTGACCTCCAACTCGTGGGAATATTCGGGCGACGGCTACGGAATGGCGTATGAGGCCGGGGCCGAGTTGATGGACATGGAGTTCACCCAGTTTCATCCCACCGGAATGGTGTGGCCTCCCTCCGTTCGCGGGCTGTTGGTGACCGAGGGGGTTCGCGGCGACGGCGGCATTTTGCAAAACAACAAGGGGGAGCGGTTCATGTTCAACTATATTCCCCCCAAATTTGCCCCCGAAACGGCCGACACGGTGCAGGAGGCTGATTGCTGGCTTAAAGGGGATAAGTCGGCACGGCGCCCCCCGGAGCTTTTGACGCGCGACGTGGTGGCGCGCGCGATTACAAAAGAGGTCAACGAGGGGCGCGGGTCCCCCCACGGCGGCGTCTTTTTGGATATCGCCTCGCGCCTGCCGGCCGAGGTCATCAAAAAGAAGCTCCCCTCCATGTACCATCAGTTCATGGAACTGGGGGAGCTCGACATCACAAAAACGCCGATGGAGGTCGGGCCCACGCTCCACTACTTCATGGGGGGAATCCGTGTCGATCCTGATACCCAGCAGACCACCGTTCCCGGCCTCTTTGCCTGCGGTGAGTGTTCCGCCGGGATGCATGGGGCCAACCGTCTTGGGGGAAATTCCCTCTCCGACCTTGTGGTCTTTGGCAGGCTGGCCGGTCTGGGGGCCACAGGCCTGATCCGGTCGATGAAAATGCCCCCCAAAATTTCGGAGGAACAGGTGTTATCGATCATGAAACGGGCGACCGGAATTTTAAACCGCGAAAAAGGGACAAACCCCTATCTGGTTCATGAAGATCTGCAAAAGGCGATGCAGAGGTATGTGGGGATTGTCCGGACCCAAGAGGAATTAACGACTGCACTCAGGGAGCTTGAACGAATCAATGTCGATGCCGCACAGGTGAAGGCCGAGGGGACGAGCCAGTACAATGCCGGTTGGCACAAGGCGCTCGATTTGCGCAATCTCCTCATTTCATCCGAAGCGGTAACCCGCGCGGCTCTGATGCGTCAGGAAAGCCGTGGGGGGCATACGCGTCTGGATCATCCGGGGGAACAGGACGAATGGGTGAAAGTCAATATTGTGATTAAAAAAGGGGCGGACGGTATGGAGGTGAGAAAAGTGGAACGGGCCGAACCGCCGGAGGAATTGAAAAAGATTGCGACGGCGAAGATTGAAGATTTGGAGGCGGGAAGAGGTTAGAGTGCATACGTTTTTTACGTGCGTACGTTTTGTACGTTAAAAATGGAAGAACGTATTAAACGTATGAACGTATGCACGTATGAACGTCAATGGCGAAGCGAAAATTCAACATCTGGCGCGGGGATAAAAGCGGCGGCGATTTTGTCGAGTACCGAACGGAAATCACGCCGGGCATGGTGGTCCTCGATGCCATCCACCAGATTCAGGCGGAATCGGCCGGCGATTTGGCCTGCCGCTGGAACTGCAAGGCGGGCAAATGCGGTTCCTGCAGTATGGAGATAAACGGCAAGCCGAAATTAAGTTGTATGACGCGGATGAATATCTTTGGCTCCGACGAAACCATAACAGTCCAGCCGCTCAAGACCTTTCCGGTCATCAAAGATCTCGTTACCGATGTTTCGTGGAATTATCGTCAAAAGGAGAAGATTGTTCCGTTCAAGCCGAAGCCGCGCGATCCGGACGGGAATTACCGGATGATGCAGGAGGATGTCGACCGGGCCCAGGAATTCAGAAAATGCATTGAATGTTTTCTCTGCCAAGATGTCTGTCACGTTTTGCGCGATCAAGGCGGAAAAGATCAGTTTGTCGGTCCGAGGTTCATGATTTTTCTGGCCCAGCTCGAGATGAACCCGCTCGATACGGCCGACCGGATCCCCGCCATCCGGAAAGAGTTCGGTTCGGGCTTGTGCAACATCACCCGTTGTTGTACGGAAGTTTGTCCCGAACATATCAATATCACCGACAACGGGATTATTCCGTTGAAAGAACGGGTGGTGGACCGGTATTTCGATCCGGTGCTTTGGCTGAAACGCAAAATTTTTGGAGCGTGAATGACATTGCGGCTTGTTTGAAAGAGTGTTAATCTAAAAAAAATGGCCCAGAGAATAAAAAAGAAGCAACGGCTGGCCCAATTGCAGTGGGCACGCTGGATCCGTCGATATCCCGGACGTTATCTCGCTGTGGTCGACGGTAAAGTATTGGCCGTTGGCCGCTCCCGGCTTGCCGCATTCAAAAAAATAGAAAAGAAAGTCCCTCAGAACAAAGAGGTGGGATTGTTTTATATTCCCACTCCAAATCAATACCCGATGCTTCTCCATGCGATTTCCCTACCGAGAAATTGAACCTGGAAAATACGGGCCGATAGTCGATGTGAGGCTCATGGGGCCGTCTCGTGTTTTCCGTTTTGAAGTTTTTGTGGATTCAGGCGCCGATTTCAGTATTTTTGACGTTCATTCGGCGGCTATTATCGGCCTCAAATATCAAGCGGGCGAAAAAATCCCCGTAACCGTTGGAGATGGCGATCGAATTACCGTTTACCGACACATATTGCCGGTCTGGTTTGCCGGTTGCCGTTTTTCGGCGCCAATATGTTTTTCTCCAGGCCTTGGCTCCGGTTTCAACCTGTTGGGACGCACCGGTTTTTTCCAGCGATTCCGTATTTGCTTTCACGAGAGCAAACGATTCATTTCAGTTCAGAATGTCCGGTTGTAGCTTCAAAGATCCAAATTTCACTTGACCCCTTTGGCTCCCCTCGGCTACTCCTCTCGCCATTATGACTTATTCTTCTCATTTGAATCCCCCAAAGCAAGGCTCAAAAATCACCATCCAAAAAGGAATTCTCAAGGTCCCCAACGATCCGATCATCCCGTTCATCGAAGGGGACGGAACCGGCCCCGACATCTGGAACGCCTCGGTGATTGTTTTCGACGCGGCGGTGAAGAAGGCCTACGGCGGAAAACGAAAAATAAACTGGTTTGAAGTCTACGCCGGGGAAAAGGCCAAAAAGGTTTACGGCGACAAATGCCCCCCGAATTTTCTCCCGGACGAAACAACCGATGTGATCAAGGAGTATCTTGTCGCCATCAAAGGGCCGCTCACCACGCCGGTCGGCGAAGGGGTCCGAAGCCTGAACGTGGCCCTTCGCCAGATTCTCGATCTCTATGTCTGCCTCCGCCCGGTCCGTTATTTCAAAGGGACCCCCTCGCCGGTGAAAAACCCCGAAAAGATCAACATGGTCATCTTCCGCGAAAATACGGAGGACATTTATGCCGGGATCGAGTGGGCCGCCAAATCGGCCGAGGCGCGAAAGCTGATCGGCTGGTTGCAGACGGAGTTGGGGGTGAAAAAAATCCGTTTCCCCGAAACCTCCGGCATCGGCATCAAGCCGGTTTCCGAAGAGGGGACAAAACGTCTGGTGCGGGCGGCCATCAAGTATGCCGTCTCCCACAAACGGCGGAGCGTGACCTTTATCCATAAAGGGAACATCATGAAGTTCACCGAAGGGGCCTTTCGGAATTGGGGTTACGAGTTGGCGCGGGATGAGTTCCGCGATCAAACCGTCTCGTGGGAAGAATGCAAGGGGAAGGTTCCCGCCGGAAAA harbors:
- a CDS encoding fumarate reductase/succinate dehydrogenase flavoprotein subunit codes for the protein MVNVREIQTFEHDVIVVGAGGAGLRAAIECAKQGLSTGVVCKSLLGKAHTVMAEGGMAAAMGNVDARDNWKIHFRDTMRGGKFLNQWRMAELHARQAPDRVRELEEWGAVFDRTKEGLISQRNFGGHRYPRLAHVGDRTGLELIRTLQDYAVHQGIKVYMECTALDLLKEGDSASAKASADRRVSGLVGYFRETGRFVVFKAKAVIFATGGAGKAWQVTSNSWEYSGDGYGMAYEAGAELMDMEFTQFHPTGMVWPPSVRGLLVTEGVRGDGGILQNNKGERFMFNYIPPKFAPETADTVQEADCWLKGDKSARRPPELLTRDVVARAITKEVNEGRGSPHGGVFLDIASRLPAEVIKKKLPSMYHQFMELGELDITKTPMEVGPTLHYFMGGIRVDPDTQQTTVPGLFACGECSAGMHGANRLGGNSLSDLVVFGRLAGLGATGLIRSMKMPPKISEEQVLSIMKRATGILNREKGTNPYLVHEDLQKAMQRYVGIVRTQEELTTALRELERINVDAAQVKAEGTSQYNAGWHKALDLRNLLISSEAVTRAALMRQESRGGHTRLDHPGEQDEWVKVNIVIKKGADGMEVRKVERAEPPEELKKIATAKIEDLEAGRG
- a CDS encoding succinate dehydrogenase/fumarate reductase iron-sulfur subunit — its product is MAKRKFNIWRGDKSGGDFVEYRTEITPGMVVLDAIHQIQAESAGDLACRWNCKAGKCGSCSMEINGKPKLSCMTRMNIFGSDETITVQPLKTFPVIKDLVTDVSWNYRQKEKIVPFKPKPRDPDGNYRMMQEDVDRAQEFRKCIECFLCQDVCHVLRDQGGKDQFVGPRFMIFLAQLEMNPLDTADRIPAIRKEFGSGLCNITRCCTEVCPEHINITDNGIIPLKERVVDRYFDPVLWLKRKIFGA
- the icd gene encoding NADP-dependent isocitrate dehydrogenase, encoding MTYSSHLNPPKQGSKITIQKGILKVPNDPIIPFIEGDGTGPDIWNASVIVFDAAVKKAYGGKRKINWFEVYAGEKAKKVYGDKCPPNFLPDETTDVIKEYLVAIKGPLTTPVGEGVRSLNVALRQILDLYVCLRPVRYFKGTPSPVKNPEKINMVIFRENTEDIYAGIEWAAKSAEARKLIGWLQTELGVKKIRFPETSGIGIKPVSEEGTKRLVRAAIKYAVSHKRRSVTFIHKGNIMKFTEGAFRNWGYELARDEFRDQTVSWEECKGKVPAGKILIQDVIADAFLQQILTRPDEYDVIATLNLNGDYISDALAAQVGGIGIAPGGNINYVTGRAIFEATHGTAPKYAGLDKVNPGSVILSGVMMLEFMGWQEAADLIVKALEKTISNKTVTYDFERLMQGAKLLKCSEFGKEIIKNM